The window CGACGGTCAACGGCGGCTGGAGCAATAGTACAGCTGGAACTTCCTCGATTGTGGGCGGTGGATATATGAACAAGGCGAATGGTTATACATCGGTTGTTGCAGGCGGAAGGGTTAATACTGCCAATAATTACTATACCGCGATTTGCGGCGGTTACGCCGATACGGTTAACGGTCATTACAGCGGTGCCCTTTCCGGATACAGTAATCTCGCCGGTGACGCCTCTGCCGATACCGCAGTAGTTATCTGCGGCGGTTGGGACAATTCGGCGACTGCGAGATATAGTTTTGTCGGTGGTGGTAAGAACAATAATGCCCGTGGTTTATACTCAGTGGTCAGTGGTGGTGGAGGTTCGACTGCCGCTGATTCCAATTCTGCCCGTGGTGATTATTCTGTGGTCGCAGGTGGCAGTGGAAACATTGCGACTAATTCTTATTCAACAGTAAGTGGAGGAGGTGATAACACTGCCGGCGGTTCTTATTCGACGGTCAACGGCGGCTGGAGCAATAGTACAGCTGGAACTTCCTCGATTGTGGGCGGTGGATATATGAACAAGGCGAATGGTTATACATCGGTTGTTGCAGGCGGAAGGGTTAATACTGCCAATAATTACTATACCGCGATTTGCGGCGGTTACGCCGATACGGTTAACGGTCATTACAGCGGTGCCCTTTCCGGATACAGTAATCTCGCCGGTGACGCCTCTGTTGATACCGCGGTGGTTGTTTGTGGTGGTTGGAACAACTCGGCAACCGAGAAATATGATTTTATCGGTGGTGGTTCCAGCAACATCACCAGTGGTAATTATGCCGTAGTGGTCGGGGGAGTCGGCAACACCGCCGGTAATAATTATTCTACCGTGACAGGAGGAAGTAGTAACAGTGCCACTGGTTATGGTAGTATGGTTGCTGGTGGGTTTGACAACAGTGCATCTGGAACGCGTGCCGCAGTAGGTGGTGGAGACAGCAACACCGCCAGTGGTAGTTACAGCTTAGTATGCGGCGGTAGTAGCAACACGGCCAGTGGTAGTTATGCCGCGGTTGCAGGCGGATTTAACAACACCGCTGATGGTGATTATTCATTTGCATTCGGGCGGTATGCGAGTACGGCAGGTCATGACAGTGTTGCGGTTTTTGATTGGGGAGCTGGTCTTGGTCATTTCTTCATTGGTACTGATGCGACGAATACGGCTTATCGCCTTTATGTGAGTGGTTCGGCATATTGCACCGGTTCCTGGCAGAGCTCTGACCAGGATTTCAAGTTCAATGTCAGACCGCTTGTTCAACCTCTGGAGATTGTTAAAAATATGAAACCGGTTCGATTCACCTGGAAGCAAGGTTATGAAAAATACGGTATCAGCGGCGGCAAAGATGATATCGGATTCATCGCTCAGGCTCTGCAAAAAGCTTTACCTGAACTGGTGGCTGAAGGTGCTGATGAGAACCATCTGGCAATTAACTATGATCATATCACGGCGGTTAATACTGCGGCGATCAAGGAATTAATCGAAATCGTAGAGAATCAAAAAGCGGAAATCGAGCAACTCCGTGCTGAAGTGGAAAGGTTGAAAAAGGGAAAGTAAATAGTTGACAGAGGTATGAAAAATAATTATAATATATAATTAGAGTTATTAAAATGGGAACAGAACACGAGGAGGAAATGTGAAAAAAATGATAATGCTTTTGTTCCCGTTATTATTGGCGGCACAGAGTTATGTATTGAAAAGAGATGTTCTTTCCGCTGGTGGGAGAAAGAGTACTTCAACAAACTATGTGTTGCAGGGAACAATCAGCCAGACTGCAGTCGGCAGAGTGGAGGATACGGATTACGAAGGAGTGATTGGTTTCTGGCATCCCCCAGAAGGAACTCCGCCTTCTGCACCTTATATATATGTCGCAAAATCAAGTCATGACGCGGTGTTGACCTGGAATAAGATAACGACTGATACGCTCGGTAATCCTGAAACGATGTATTATTATGTTGTATACAGAAGTACATCGCCTTCTTTTATTCCAGGTCCGTCAGATTCGGTCGGTGCAACGATCCAGCCGGATACCACATTTACCGACACAGGAGTTCTTGATTCCACATCCAGTTACTACTATCTCGTAAAGGCGGTCGATGTCGCAGGCAACCGCAGTAAAAAATCGAATATGGGGTATGTTTTTCATAAAGCGTTTGTTGAGAATCCATCTGCTACTGATAAAAACTGGACAAGCATACCATGGCACAGCGAATACTCCACGGTTTCGGATTTAACAACAGACTTGAGCCCTTCTGGAGATCCACTGACCAAGATCACGAACTTACGTGATGATCAGTTGTATGAGAGTTATACCTGGACCACAGTGCCGTTTCCTCATTGGTCAGGTACTGATTTTGCAATTACTTCTGGCCGTGGTTATGAGATGGTGACGGCGAAGGATACTTCTTTGATACTGGTTGGTTCAAACAATCCCGACGGTTCGATTACTTTGAATGAGAATCCGTCGGCTACTGATAAAAATTGGGTTTCGATACCGTACAATGCAGTTTATAATACAGTGAGCGATATTACAGATGAATACAGTCCTTCTGGAGATCCGCTGACCAAGATAACGAATTTACGTGATGATCAGTTGTATGAGAGTTATACCTGGACCACAGTGCCGTTTCCTCATTGGTCAGGTACTGATTTTGCAATTACTTCTGGCCGTGGTTATGAGATGGTGACGATAAATGATACGTCGTGGAATCCCACAGAGTACACAAATTCATCAAAGGAAGCATATATTTTGAGTAAGAGAGAGTATCCGGATGTAGAGGTTTGTTTGGGGACATCTGCTGAATCTGACCGTGCTCCTCTCTGGAGAGTAGATGTTTCAAATACAGATCTTTTATCTCTTGAAGGAACCCGTCGGATAAACTATGATGATGCCGAGAAATATAGGCCGTTAAGCACGGAAGCAAGCTTCGAACACAACTACCGTGAGGTGGGCATTTCTCATGTTGTACATGCATATTTCGAGTTGGAAGGGTGCAGCGACATTGTCTTTACGGCATATCGGTTGAATAATCCTAATGATGTACTGACTGATTGTCTTATCGGCTGTGGCGTTGAACGTTGGAAGTCATTTGGGGCGCTCTGGTTTGATACGGGGAATTTCAAACAACCGTGGAAAGATGGTGAAGAGGTTATTCTTATTGTAGAGGCGGTGAAAGACGGCCAGGCATACTTCAGTGTTTCGGAATTCAAATTGAATTCACTGGTCGACATTCAGGAATTGGGAGAGATTGTATTAACACCTTTTCCTCAACCTGCTTTACTGGAATCATCGAATAAGATAACCTGGCAGAGAACGGATGAAAATGCTGTTATCGGCTACAGCCTGTATCAAGGCAATGAAAGGTTGAATAATAGAATTCTGGTAGAAAATGATTATCCGACAGGCAGTGAACTTACTTTGAAACCTGTGATTAAAGGCGGTTATGAAACTGTTTATGATTCCCGGAAAGTTCAAACTATATCAGGAAAACACTATACACCATTGTGTTATTCTTTTAGTGTCTATCCAAGCCTCTTCAGTAAAAATACGGAGATTACTTATGTTATTCCGCATCAAACAGAAATCAGCATCAAGATTTATGATATCACGGGCAGAGAAGTCAAAACCCTGTTTTCAGGGAAGAGTGATTCTGGTTATTACCAATTAAATTGGAACGGTATTGATGATGTGGGAAGAATTGTTGCTGCAGGGGTTTATTTTATTCGGTTTAGTGCGGAAAAATACAGAAGCTGCCGTAAAATTGTTTTCGTCCGCTAAAATCAGAGGGCATGATTCTGGTTGAGAAAATGATAGGAGGATTTGTATGAGAATCTTGGGCAGGATGTTATTTTTGTTGTTTGTAGGAATTGGGTTGGTCTTCAGTCAGTCTCACGAGGTGATTCAGGCTGTTTATATCTGGCCTGATGGCGTTGATACAACGGGGAAGCATTTTGTATTCTATGATTTATATCATCCTGAAACTCATTGCCTTGATTTATCTGATCCAGCAACCTATGTTGAAGATTGGACCGCCAGTTGGGATTGTATTGTGTGGCATAGTGATGCAGGTAACTTCCCGGATTGGCAGGGTGGTGATACCTGTATTGCGTTTGGTTCTTTTGATAGTGCTTATGCTGCGGACCCTTCTGGTTATGGGAACAATCCTAATCATCGAGGATATTACTGGTTGTTTTCTGATACACTGGATCCGACTCAAGATCCGCAGTATTGGGATCCCAGCGATACCCTTCGCGTTATGCCAAAGCCGATAGTGTCTCAGACAGGGGCAGGTGCTGGAGCCAATGATACAATCTGGGTGAAAATTCCCAATCCGAATGAAACCCGTCGTGCAGATCAGACTGAATACGATGTTATGGGATTCTATCTTGTGGCGGACAGCACAGGTACCGGTACGCCGAATGCCCTTGATGCCGGTAATGTGGTGGATATCGGGTTTGTGGCTGTGCAGGGCGACACCGCCGATACTACAGTATTTTATTGTCTGGAAGGTGATTATTTCCTGCCCTGGACACACTGGACCACATATTTCGCATACAAGATCGTAGCCCGACCAGATACAGTCGATGCTTCGGCTGATACAATGGGTTATACAACATACTACTGGTCGCAAAATTCTGATGCGATTGATGTTTACCAGAATGTCGTTGGTTCAAGAGAGGGAATGATTTTGAAGCCAAAGCCTGGAGTTCTTCGGAGTTTTCCGAATCCTTTTAAAGACAGGATTGAGTTTTTATTGGCTTCTTCGGATGTCGGTGACGTAGAATTTAGGGTCTATAATATTAGTGGAGAATTAGTAGCACAGTTTGTAAACGAATCATCCTGTAACCTGGTCTGGTACGGTACGGATAATTCAGGTAAGAAACTCAGTCCGGGAGTCTATTTTGTCCGGATAACCGGGACAGATATAGATTTGACAGAAAAGGTGATTATTGAGAGATAGTCCGAACCAAAATTAATTTTTTGTATATGTAGAGGGAGGAAAAATGAGGGAGAAAAGAATTTGTTTATCTATGATTATTGCTGCCTTTATATTTTGTTTAAAGGCGGATACAGGTTTTTCCTTTCAGGTATCAAAGAATGAGGTGCGTTCAGTACCACAATTACTCAATTATCAGGGATATCTGACCGATAGCCTGCAGATTCCGCTTGATGACACGCTGGATATGGTCTTCAAGATTTATGATGCGTCAAGCGGCGGCAATGAGTTGTGGAATGAGACCCAGACCGGCGTGATCATCGAACGTGGAGTATTCAGTGTGTTGTTGGGGAGTGTGAATGCGATACCGGATTCAGTCTTCACCGCCGGTACGGCGCGCTGGCTGGAGTTGACTGTGGGAGGAGAGGTGTTATCACCGCGCACGCGGATTACATCAGTGGGGTACGCATATACAGCTACCTATTCAGATACTGCGGAGTATGCGCGCAATGCAGTAGCAGATAATGACTGGCAGGTTTCCGGGAATGATATGTGGTCAATTCCATGGGGGAGCGTCGGGATCGGAACATCCACGCCGGTTTACAAACTTTCAATAGACGGCAAACTCAATGTCTACGGTGGGGATATCTCGCTTGACGATCACAAAGTGGATCACTGGCAGGATTACAATATCGCCGTCAATACCGGTGGTGTTCTGGGTATCCATTGTGATGGAGGTGCTCCGGGTCAGGAGTTGAGCCTAAGGACCGACGGTAACCTCTATGTTGACGGAAGTATCGGGGTCGGCACCACCACCCCTGCGGAGAAAATAGATGTCAACGGAACGGTTCAGATGATCGGATTCAAGATGCCGACCGGAGCAGCGGATGGTTATGTGCTTACTTCAGACAGCTCTGGAGTTGGAACCTGGCAGCCGAGTTCCGGGGGTAGTGATAACGATTGGGTTCGGGGAACACCGGACAGCGTTTTATTTACTGCCAATTATCTCAGCATTGCCCGTGGTGGAGCCGGAAATGTGTTTTATGGAAACAATGTTCACACCCATGTCAATTTCGGGGTTGCATGTACCACAGGTCACAGCGACATCGGCAATGATCCTTACACCACCATCAGCGGCGGCTACGGTCACAGAGTTCGGGCTGAGTACACGACGATCAGTGGAGGACGCAGGAATTATATTTCCAACCTTGGATATTATGGGTTCATCGGGGGTGGCTCCAACAATAGTGTCGGAGATGGGTATGCTATGGTTGGAGGAGGTACTAATAACACTGCCGGTGGAAGGAGCTCAGTTGTGTGCGGGGGCTCGAGCAACAGTGTTAATGAATTATTCTCGACAATAGTCGGTGGGATATCCAATACTGTTGATGGCTATCGTTCTGGTATTCTCGGCGGGCAAGATAATTATGTCAGTGGCAACTTCGCTTCGCTGGTTGGGGGGTGTTTCGACACGGTAAGAGCCTGGTATGGAGGCGTCCTCTCCGGTTACAGCAACCTGGCCGGCGATGCGGAGGGCGATACTGCGGCAATCGTTGTTGGAGGTCGGGATAATGCTGCAACCGGTTACTACTGTTTCGTAGGGGGTGGTAAAAATAACCGGGCTGCTTTTGGCTACTCTATTACTCTTGGAGGATTTGCTAACGTTGCCGATTCCTACTATGCGGCCGTAATGGCAGGGGAAGGTAACAAAGCCGATGGTTCTTACTCTTTTGTCGGCGGGGGATTCAATAATGCGGCCCGAGCACTACATTCTACCGTAGCTGGAGGTAATGCGGATACCGTGAATAGCATCGATGGATTTGCTACCAACTATAGCACCTATGTTTTAAGCAGTCACAGCCGCTCCGCTGCGTTCACTACCAGTCACACTACTTCCTCAAACCAGGTCCGTGCCGCAAATTTTTCGACCGGCACCTTGGTCTTCACGATGGACCATCCATTTGACCCGATGAATAAGATTCTCAATCAGTATGCGGTCGGTTCTTCTGAGCCGGTATTTGTCTATAACGGCACTGCCTATATCAAAGATAACGGTCGGGTCGAGGTGAAACTTCCTGATTACTTTGATGAGATAAACAAGAATCCGAGAATCCAGTTGACCGGAGTCGGGACCTATGAGATTTATGTGGCTGAGAAGATTAAAAACAACAGATTCGTTATCGGTGGTAAACCCGGTACAGAAGTCTACTGGACAGTGACTGCGGAACGCAAGGATGTCCACGCCCGGATTGCAAAGATTCTTACTCCTGTGGAACAACCCAAGACCGGCCATTTAATCGGCCATTCCTTAGATGACGACGCAATGATCGGCATCTATGACCGCATTAAGACCAAGGGTGATTTCCACTGGCTCACTGAAGAAGGCAGACGGGTGCATCAGGAGTCGAAGAAAATACTGAAATAAGTGAGTAGGTCAGGGAGAAGGGGTTGGAATAGGCGAGAAGAAATAGACACGATCTTGTTGTGATTAGTTGAATACTTGCCGAGCCGTTTAAAAGTCGATAAACAGGAATATTAAATTACTTAATCGTCTTCTTTTTTTCTGGTTTCCAGGTAGGTGCCGATCAGATAACCAAGTACTATCAGAAAGATAATCATCAAGGTACGCCAGAAACCTACGGTGGCGAAAAATATTCCGATAACACCCGCGATAACCGCACCCACGAGGGCTTTATTAAAGTTGAACATATTCTATTTTATTCAATATTCGTTTTTTGTCAATTATTTTATTGAACAGAACTTGTCAACCTGTAGAAGAATTATTCTCTTTATTTTGTTGATTCAACCTTTCTCTGCTCTGTAGCTCCGCTTTTTTCAGGTCTTCCCTTACAAAGAACCCAAGCGTGATTATTAATGCTATTATCAATAAAGCGAACGCCGTTTTAGTGAAAATAAGAAAATCATAGGTGCCGTGTAGCACTATAGCAAGGAGAAGACCTTTTATAAGCAGCTGATTTTCCTTCTCTCCCGCGAATCTGGCGCGCCCGATATAGTATCCCATCAGGGCACCGAAAAAGGCGTGTCCCGGAACAGCAAGGAACGCCCGGGTAATACCGACACTGAGCCCGTGTTGTAGAACATAGAAAATGTTCTCAACGGTTGCAAATCCTAAAGATGCAGCGACCGTATAGACGATTCCATCCATCACTTCATCAAATTCGGTTGAATGATATATCCACCGTTTTACCGCCATAAACTTCAAGAACTCCTCAGTCGGGGCGATAATCACGAACGACGATATGAAGATATTGAGCAAGCCTGAACTGATTCTGTTGAGTCCCTGTATCAGGATTATTTCAATAATACCCGCCGGTATCACCATCAATGCGCCGATCAAAAATATCTTGATTATCTTCTTTTTGGGTTCTGGCTCATATTTATCCCGATGGTAAAAATACCAGAGGAGAAAAAAACAGGGAGCAAGGGCGATTGCAAGTAGTATCAATACCATATAATAATTTAATCATATTTCCGCCGGCGTCAAGTGTGCTTCTATTGACAAGTTTTAAATCCTAATTATAATAAGAAAAATAAGATCAAGAAAGGAGAAAAAGTGTATTTTTTTACTTTACTATGCCTTATTTGTATAGAGACAAATCTTGATTTTGATAATGTACAGATCCCTTTTGACGCCGAAGGTCAGATATACGAGATAGATAGTTTAATGGCGCAACAAATTAGTTTTTTTGAAGATTATTCTAAGATAAGAAGGGCGTTTTTATTTCTTGAACCAGATTCTTCTTATGTTATTGAAATATATACTCAAAAAGATAAAGTTTTTTTAAGAAAACGGATAGGTGTTTCAGAAGAGACGGTCTTAGAGATTCAAAAAGAAATTGCAGCACTTCAAACACAAAAAAAGACGAAAGTGGTATATGACCGCTCTGGTTATGGCAGGTTTCTTCGTAATTCATTTCTTTTCGCCTATGGGGTTCAGGCACCACTTACCGCCATAGCTTTTACTGCTGATGACTATGATTTCCGAAGCAGTACTGCCGTATATATGCTTTCAAGCGCCGCCAGTTTTTTTATTCCGCTTATGTTGACGAAAAAGTGTGATGTTTCAAAAGCCCACGCTGATTTGTATCTTTGGGGTGGAATTCACGGTCTCTATATTGCTGGAGCATTGAGTAGTATTGTCGATATTAAATTTTATGAAAGAGGTGGTGCTTTGATTACTGTGAGTGGCAGTGTTATTGGTGAGTATATAGGTTTCCAGTCAGTCAATAAATTCAGTCTAAGCCTGGGACGGGGGAGTATGATTTATATTATTAGTGATTTTACTGGACTGAGTGCCGCCGGTATACTCGGGTTGATTGATAATTGGCAAGATCCGCTGTTCAATTATAAACATTATCTCGGTGCTTCTCTGATCGGTTTTGGTGGCGGTATTGCAACTGGTGCTTTACTCACAAAGAATATAGACCTGGCTGATGGTGACCCGGCAATCTTTGCCAATTGTGGAATAGTCGGCGCTTTGAGTTTACCGATCATCCTGACCTGGTTTGATGGTCCGGGTGATAACATATCTGAAAAGATTTATATTTCAGCCGGACTTACGGGACTGGGTTTGGGTTCTTACGTGGGTCATAGGATTGTCAAAAATAAGAATTTTACTGAAAACGCAGGCGATAATATAGTTTTAGGCGGTTTGGCTGGTGCCCTAACTGGTGCGGGTTGTGTTTTTTTGATGAAATCTGACGATTCTAAGGTCTATTATACCGCTGCCTTGGCAGGTGATATTATTGGTGCATTAGTTACTGCCCGGCTCATTAATCCTGGTGATTCCGAGAAACACAGTAGGCTTCGTTTTTATCCTGAAACAATGATTTCTCTTGCTTTGTCTTCAGTCTGCGATACACCGACCAGGGGTCCACTCGTGTCATTCAGTTTTTGAACAGATTGGTTTAAATAGATGAATAATTTGCTTGTTTGATTACAATAGGATAACTATGATTACACTCGGTATCGAGACCTCCTGTGATGAAACGGCAGTCGGGATAATAGACGAGAATAGGATTCTGGCGAATGTGGTTTCTTCACAGATCATCCATTCAAAATTCGGCGGAGTTGTACCGGAATTAGCCGCCCGAAACCATATCAAGGTTATTGTTCCTTTATTAAAGGTCGCCCTTGAAACCGCTCAGATAAAACTTGAAAATGTTGAGTTGTTCAGTGTAACCTATGGTCCGGGTTTAATCGGTGCTTTGCTTGTCGGATTGTCATTTACCAAATCCCTCGCCATCGCCCTCGAAAAGCCATTCATCGGGATAAATCATCTGGAGGGACATATCTATGCCCTGCATATTCAACAGCAGATGCATTATCCTTATCTTGTTCTGCTGGTTTCCGGCGGGCATACCGAAGTTATTCTTGTAAAGGATGAATTCGACTATAAAACCATAGGAAAGACAGTTGATGATGCCTGTGGTGAGGCGTTTGACAAAGTCGC of the candidate division WOR-3 bacterium genome contains:
- a CDS encoding T9SS type A sorting domain-containing protein — translated: MKKMIMLLFPLLLAAQSYVLKRDVLSAGGRKSTSTNYVLQGTISQTAVGRVEDTDYEGVIGFWHPPEGTPPSAPYIYVAKSSHDAVLTWNKITTDTLGNPETMYYYVVYRSTSPSFIPGPSDSVGATIQPDTTFTDTGVLDSTSSYYYLVKAVDVAGNRSKKSNMGYVFHKAFVENPSATDKNWTSIPWHSEYSTVSDLTTDLSPSGDPLTKITNLRDDQLYESYTWTTVPFPHWSGTDFAITSGRGYEMVTAKDTSLILVGSNNPDGSITLNENPSATDKNWVSIPYNAVYNTVSDITDEYSPSGDPLTKITNLRDDQLYESYTWTTVPFPHWSGTDFAITSGRGYEMVTINDTSWNPTEYTNSSKEAYILSKREYPDVEVCLGTSAESDRAPLWRVDVSNTDLLSLEGTRRINYDDAEKYRPLSTEASFEHNYREVGISHVVHAYFELEGCSDIVFTAYRLNNPNDVLTDCLIGCGVERWKSFGALWFDTGNFKQPWKDGEEVILIVEAVKDGQAYFSVSEFKLNSLVDIQELGEIVLTPFPQPALLESSNKITWQRTDENAVIGYSLYQGNERLNNRILVENDYPTGSELTLKPVIKGGYETVYDSRKVQTISGKHYTPLCYSFSVYPSLFSKNTEITYVIPHQTEISIKIYDITGREVKTLFSGKSDSGYYQLNWNGIDDVGRIVAAGVYFIRFSAEKYRSCRKIVFVR
- a CDS encoding DUF2273 domain-containing protein, coding for MFNFNKALVGAVIAGVIGIFFATVGFWRTLMIIFLIVLGYLIGTYLETRKKEDD
- a CDS encoding PrsW family intramembrane metalloprotease — translated: MVLILLAIALAPCFFLLWYFYHRDKYEPEPKKKIIKIFLIGALMVIPAGIIEIILIQGLNRISSGLLNIFISSFVIIAPTEEFLKFMAVKRWIYHSTEFDEVMDGIVYTVAASLGFATVENIFYVLQHGLSVGITRAFLAVPGHAFFGALMGYYIGRARFAGEKENQLLIKGLLLAIVLHGTYDFLIFTKTAFALLIIALIITLGFFVREDLKKAELQSRERLNQQNKENNSSTG
- a CDS encoding T9SS type A sorting domain-containing protein translates to MRILGRMLFLLFVGIGLVFSQSHEVIQAVYIWPDGVDTTGKHFVFYDLYHPETHCLDLSDPATYVEDWTASWDCIVWHSDAGNFPDWQGGDTCIAFGSFDSAYAADPSGYGNNPNHRGYYWLFSDTLDPTQDPQYWDPSDTLRVMPKPIVSQTGAGAGANDTIWVKIPNPNETRRADQTEYDVMGFYLVADSTGTGTPNALDAGNVVDIGFVAVQGDTADTTVFYCLEGDYFLPWTHWTTYFAYKIVARPDTVDASADTMGYTTYYWSQNSDAIDVYQNVVGSREGMILKPKPGVLRSFPNPFKDRIEFLLASSDVGDVEFRVYNISGELVAQFVNESSCNLVWYGTDNSGKKLSPGVYFVRITGTDIDLTEKVIIER